In Hydra vulgaris chromosome 06, alternate assembly HydraT2T_AEP, a genomic segment contains:
- the LOC101236404 gene encoding agmatine deiminase isoform X2, with protein MAVSAPKSTFLFPSESCEHEGTWLQWPHEFEYGVTYRESLDETWVAITKAIYLNEKVHIIAYNITEQNRILNLLQSVGVSSKNIDFKIHKTNDVWIRDNGPIFVKDSNGNLLIEDWGFNGWGKKFAYAKCNKIPSLIAIDLKMDVLKVNMVLEGGAVELDGQGVLLTTKSSVLSQKPRSTRNPGMNQSEAELILSKYYGVTKIIWLNGSFIKEDVTDMHIDGIAKFVDGNKLVTMNKTDLLYLGLCNEDIHILYESSNIFNAVYTKIYLPLTQKNVVTTSGKSIGIKGCYVNYYVGNGFVLVPNYNDPHDIIANDIIQCLYPERNVIGIDSRNLYKNGGMIHCITQQQPATI; from the coding sequence ATGGCCGTTTCAGCTCCAAAATCAACCTTTTTGTTTCCAAGCGAATCCTGTGAGCACGAAGGAACCTGGTTGCAATGGCCACATGAATTTGAGTATGGTGTTACTTACCGAGAATCTCTTGATGAAACTTGGGTGGCAATAACgaaagcaatttatttaaatgaaaaagtgcATATAATTGCATACAATATTACAGAGCAAAAtaggattttaaatttattacagtCAGTTGGAGTTTCTTCGAAAAATATTGATTTCAAAATCCATAAAACAAATGATGTGTGGATAAGAGATAATGGTCCAATTTTTGTGAAAGATTCTAATGGTAACTTACTAATTGAGGATTGGGGGTTTAATGGATGGGGCAAAAAATTTGCTTATGCAAAGTGTAATAAAATACCATCATTGATTGCAATAGACCTCAAAATGGATGTGTTAAAAGTTAATATGGTTCTAGAAGGAGGAGCTGTAGAATTAGATGGACAAGGTGTATTGTTAACTACAAAAAGTTCAGTACTAAGTCAAAAGCCACGCTCTACTCGAAATCCTGGTATGAATCAAAGCGAAGctgaattaattttatcaaaatactatggtgttacaaaaataatttggcTTAATGGCAGTTTTATCAAAGAAGATGTAACTGATATGCATATCGATGGAATTGCAAAATTTGTTGATGGGAATAAATTAGTTACTATGAACAAAACAGATTTGTTGTATTTAGGACTTTGCAATGAGGATATACATATTCTTTATgaaagttcaaatatttttaatgcagtgtatacaaaaatttatttaccacttacacaaaaaaatgtagTTACAACTTCAGgaaaaagtattggaattaaAGGGTGTTATGTAAACTACTATGTTGGGAATGGTTTTGTTTTGGTTCCAAACTATAATGATCCTCATGATATCATTGCCAATGATATTATTCAATGCCTATATCCAGAAAGGAATGTCATTGGCATAGACTCCAGAAATCTGTATAAAAATGGGGGAATGATTCATTGCATAACACAGCAGCAACCAGCaacaatttaa